The Scomber japonicus isolate fScoJap1 chromosome 12, fScoJap1.pri, whole genome shotgun sequence sequence TGTGCAGTTTTAGAGCGTGCACAGCTGTGTCAACAGTCCTCACACAGTATTTCTCTTCACACTGAACTGAATATCTGTGAAGGTCTGTGTGTTGCAGCTCACCCTCATAAAGTCTGTTTTCTGCATGGGGTGCAGCAAACAGATCCTTAAGTCTTCTCCTTTGTAGTCCATGGTGATCATGTCAAAGGCTATTGCCTCTGGCACAGCCAGGATGATGGATAATATCCAGATGAGCGCTATCTCAATAGCCATCCACTTTGGAACTCCAATCCCTTTGATTCGGCTCCACGAGGCCACAGCACGATACCTGCACGATCCATCACATGTGCAGTTAGTTACATAGCAAATTAGGACAAGATAAAGGAATGGTTAGACATTTTTGGAGATTCTTTTTTTCATGGTCTTACTGAGCTATCTGAGAAGattaacacaaatataaaatatgttaattaatgagctttagAGCTACtggtttttctgtgtttggaCAGAACCTGGATAGGTGTTTCCCccattttcagtctttgtgtAAAGCAAAGCTAACCGACTTCTAGCTAgctgtgtatttttatattgcaagtttccccattgtgggactaataaaggattatcttatcttaatttaCCATGCAGCAGCTGTGCTGTGACAAAAAccttaaaataattatttgtgaATCTATTATGGTTTAACTCTGAGTTATTGAGTATCAAACATTAGCCTTACTGACAAAACTGAACAGTACATTCTAGCTTTTTTCAACCCTAtaggtgtttttttaaactgacacTAGACCAGCATAGAGTGATATATGAATATTAAGAATATGAAAGTGATGATCAGATGCAAACTCCATATTTCTACTCCATATTCGTATAGATGACACTCAAATCCAGATGAGCTCAACAACTGCAACAATAGATGTCGATTTATAGATAACCCAAGTTAAAAGCAGCCTGTAGCAAAGAAGTCAAAGGTCACTGCCCTAACAACGTTCTTTTAATCCCTGACCTTTGACGTAGTGTTGGGAAGTTAAAACAGGAAACGCAAACTTGATAACAACAATGAGGTGGGGGGGGTGTCAGCGTCAGTGAAGCATGGGCTTACCTATCAATACTCAAAGCGCACAGACTCAGCACTGTGATCCCCACTGAGGCTTTTTGGACAAATGGCACCAGTTTACACAGAGTCACCCCGAAGGGCCAGTCCTCTGCCAGGagctgcagggagagagaggaggagagacacagacagaaagagttGATGACAGAGTTAAACCATGGTAGGGAGTGAAGCAAATTGTCTGGCTCCTCGTTGTTTTTCCCAGCCTCTGGCATCCAGTGTTGACCAGACATGCGTGAACCTGAACTTATCAGTTTGTGTGCACATCAAAGCACCGTAACCCAGAGAGGTCCAGTAGCTTGAGGAGAACAACAAAACTGGACTGTGTGATTGGAATGTGAGGGTACATGTATTGGAATCATATGTGACCCTGTATTTCCCTATACCACCCTGTCTCCTGTCTGTGCTCTGGTATGCAACTAGGACCAGTTGTTTTGCTTGCCCCCTTACCCAAAtatacatctctctctctctctctctctctctctctctctctctctctctctctctctctctctctctctctctctctctctctctctctctctctctctctctctctctctctctctctctctctctctctctccctctctctctctgagcccAACAGACAATAACATGCCAGAGACATAAGGGGATATAGAGGGGCTCAGAAACTAGTGGAGTAATAACAtgtaaaaactacttggaatcCCCtcttaaagtgtgtgtgtgtgtgtgtgtgtgtgtgtgtgtgtgtgtgtgtgtgcgcgcgctaGGAAgtggtgtgtgtctttgtgagaGGGTAAAGGATTTAAAGTGTAATATGCAGCAAATGTTTTGCATGTGACCTTTCAAAAGATACAACAGCACAACAAAGTAATCACTAAAAAGCTAAGAGCGTTGAATTAACTGGAAATAGAAGTGCTATAAGTTTCTGTAGACTTTTTATCAAGCATCTTGACACCGAAAGTTTGGCTCACCTTGTAAACATTAATGGGAATGCCAATAATGATGTGCAGAAGGTCTCCGAGCGCCAGGCTGGCGATCAGGATGTTCGGACCGTTACGCATGCACTTATTCTTATAGATGATCCTCAACAAAGTGGAATTTCCGATTATTCCGACGACAAACACCAGGCAGGACACCACTGTGTTGATGTACTTGAAGGTGTCACGGATTTCTGTGGGTCCGGTGCACATGGGCGGTAGTCGGCGGCGCGGCATGGTCATGTTGGGCCTCACTGGACCCTGCACATCCCTCTCAACCAGCCCAAGTCTCTGGGTGACAGTAAGACAGTCCTGGGGTGCTTGTTGCTTTGGTTCCAGCTGCTGTCCGTTGGTCACGAGGAAGAGAACCCCCAAGAGGAGTAACTCCAAAGAGAGGAGATGAGTCTTCATCCTGGACTGTGGTTATAAATATGGCTTTTATCCAACAAGGCTGCAACTGATCCTCCTTCAGTGTGCCTGGAACAGAAATTGCAAGAACGTACTGTATGCGGGCAGGAATATTATTGTATCATTTGAAAGTAAACAAGTTCACTATCTGCAGGCCACACACTACAGTTCCTTATAGGGATATCAGCTCCGGGATTTTTTGTGACTTTAGACTAAATCATCTGTCAGTCATCTCAGTAAAACTCACTAAAACCTCACAATTAAGAACTGCAGTTCCACCCTGCACTAGTCATTTTAGTTTAGGGACTGTTTAAAAATTTGCGGAAAAGAGAAATTAAGGGGGAAAAAGCCGAGAGTGGGAGTATTGTCATTTGTCTTTGGTTGAAGGTTGGGTAGTCGCACTTTATTGGGAGACATGTAAGGATCTGTATTTTATACAACatgttctttattttcttaaattttcattttatttcagccTCCATTTCAAATTGGTTAATAATTGCATAAATAGTTACATAAACATGGCATATGTCCCTTCTTTCGTTACAAAGTGCAACACAATGTTCAACCCCCATCATGACCCTTGTAATTTTCTCACAGTCTCTTAAGTGAACCCGTCattaaatgttccttccttctgttatCTAAACTCTTACTTACCTAACCCCCAACTGAGGTAGAAATCCACCAAAATGTGTGCCTCTCAGATCAAACTTCCCCAGTAACTCTTAAACTCTCAGGACAGAGAAAGATTCCCAAAGCGGAGGGATGCTGTTCCTGCAGTGACAGTCCAGTCATCTCCAAATGCAGTTGTCCTCTCTGTCACCGGTGTCAAAGTAAAGCTCCAGATCTATGCTCCAGAGGCAATCGGCCCCTCTGGTAGTCCACTTCTTTCCAGTTCTGGCTGCTGAGTCTCAGTGTACACAGCTTCAAGAGTCTGCTGAGTTGATCCCTGCCCTCGAACCCCTCCTCTTTTATGTAaaggagggggtggaggaagacGGAGGAAGGCAGGCTGGATACTCTGTTTTCATCAAAATGACCTTATTTTAATAGAAGAAGCAGTATAAAATGAGTACATAAAGAGATATAGTATGTTTTGGTACTCAAAGGATGAGTTTAATAGTGCcttactttattttatagtaTCATTGTCCCCTAATGACCTCCATCTATTAATATTCTTACAGGGATTGATCATTACTGTTTATTTATCctattaatgttttgtttttaccctACTATTGTTCCCTTCTGCAGGGTAAGTAGTCAAGCAACACCCTCTTACCAGTATTTGATATTGAGCCATTTCCTTTAATCTATATCCATAACAATCATATCACTCTGCTGTCTAACTGTGTAGATAACTGCACTGTGCTTGCTCACAATCAGTAATGAGAAGTCCCTTCAAGAAAAATGCACAAGATACAGAAGTCCCCTCGTTATCTATCTTAAAGTATTTGCTAGTAATTGTCAGATAAATGATTTTTATGAGATtttacaacatttaacattttgtaagacatctgtatttttatcacatttttctgaaacaaaatatttattttgcctCTGCTTTATCGTTTATCTACAGATGCAAATATTAAAAGCTCAAGGAAAAcgttaaaacacatttttcagtcaCCTGTTCCTTTCTTTCGCTATTCTGTCACAGTGAAGTCATTTTCTGGATACTTATGGATCCAGTGACAAAACTCAAGTGTACATGAAAGTGATACAATAAGGTCCAAAAGTCTCAGATCACTTTCCCAGTAGTCCCTTTCTGTGACTTTTGACCCTACTGTATATGCATACACTGATATCTTATAATGAATGTGGTAATCACTTTTAACTTCTGTACATTGCACTGTCTGGACCACACCTGTATCTGCCCATTCTTCATCCTCCCTGTGAGGCTCATATTTTCTGAGAAGAGTCTTACTCAAAGGCCAGACGACCATCAGCACCagatgtgtttctctgttgatAGATTACCATTAGTGCGGAGCCTGAAGAACTTAGAATAGGTGGCCTCTGAGTGTTTTCTTTGCCTGTCTGCTATGTGTGCACTttaacaagagagagaaagagagaaagagatccatatctttcttttcactttaaCCACCTTCTCTGCTTTCCCACTAGATCCATTCTGAGAGCTctgttcatatttttgttttcttctaatATAAATTTCTACGTTATAAGTTTGTTTCAGTGTGACAATTTCGTGCTTTTCTCAGGGAATGCGTGACGTGTACTTCAGCTAATGTGATTTACTTGCTAACATGCACTTGTGTTTTTGCAATACGATCTAAagacttttaaaacacatggaTCATCAGTAAATCATCAAGTACATTCAAAGGGAAGGAGGACTATTGCCTTACAAGTCATTTCAGAGACTTGTCGCCTCTCTACTGTCGTACAGTTGTTATGTAAACCATAAAGATGGGTGGATGTGGAGAATGAattattgagaatttactgtcAGTAGATTTTCCACCATTAAACACTCAAGGAACCATCTTTACAATGTTTCTTGTAAAGTAACTCAGCACATGTAGTGTAAGTACTGCATTTAGTACATAGAATATTGAACTTTTTTCtccacttatttatttatcagagATTAATAAAAATTTTACGTACTAAGATTAAACCACCCATAGCTCCACCTCGACCAATGCTACTACACATTAATGCATCACCAGCAACCATGATGCATTGTCTGTTGTATTGTTGTTATCAGAAATGATATTTTATGGAGTCATTTGATGAAAAAGTAACACAAGGTCCACTTACACAAACATTTCCCACAGCTTTTCACCACATCTGCTGGCTTTAGTGAACTTTAATCAACTTTTCTCTCAAAATACTGTTTCCTAATTCCTCATGAACCTTTGTTTGAATAAGGGAACAGAATATGATGTCTTATTAAGAGAACAGCATGTAACTGGAAACATCTGAGATGATACAGCTAAAGGAGAATTGGTGCATTTGTTCACAACTTGAAAGAAACTAATAAACTTCAAAAGACTAAAaagattcatatttatttttgggcaCTTTCTGCATCATGTAAGCATCATACAGTATAAGTTAAAGAAAAGTCTACTTTCTGAACTTGGTCACTTTGATATGTATTTATAATCACTTCCACTCTCACTTATGAATCATACAGTCAGTTTATTCCCTAGTATGGTCTTTCAGATTTGTGAGAGGCACCTTGCTCAAAAGAAGTCCTTTAATGTCCTTTCACACGGTACATCAACATTATCTCCATTTCGTCCTGTGCTTTCTCCCATTGACTTTTGCTTGCAGCTATGTCCATGTTTGAAAGTGTGAAATGTGCTACATCCCATGTGATGGCAAAGCTATCACACCATCATGCCTTAGATGTGAGAAGCAGTAGGCCAGCCTTGTGAGTAGGGAGACAGTCCACTGGCCTGGGTTCAAGCCCCCGAGGCAACAAGCATCGAACACTGAACCTTTTCATGACTCAGCAACTTTGCTCTTCAACGAAACCAAGAGGGAAAGGCTCTCCCTTGGGGAATAATAAACAGTGCCATGAATTTCATCACATGGATATGAATCAGAAAGCATGAACCCCCACCCCAAATAGAGTTGTGGCACGAGCAAGGCTACTACTAGAGGTTTGATATCTCTTAATTCCTGAAATTCCACTgttttttacacacattttactaTCGCCCTTAGACAGATTTTTACTGCTTTTGTCTGACTGTGATGAATGTCCTCATAACAGATTTATAATCTAAAGCAAAGACAGACTCACTCGTTCTTCTTAGCATTGTCTATGTTTTTTACGGGGGCACTTCCCCTGTGCTGGTTTCAGTGTGAACACCCCACCCTCTTCTTAAAGCTAGTTccattaaaaagcagaaaatcctcTTCAGATATACCAAATCCTACAAGGACAAAGGGCCGACTTGTTTTGAACAAGCTGGGATTCATTGCCTTCAGTGTCAACAAGAGTCCACCTTAcctaacacacaacacaccctCGGTTGAAAGCAGGACATACTGACTTTATAGCTGAATTATGCCCACCGCTGTGATTTTTATGtatacattttgtgtgtgtcactctcAAGGGGCAGAACAGACTGATTGGCCTTTGCCCCGTAGCCTTGTGAACTGGGTGGTGGGTTAATAGAGAGTGATTAGCTGCCATTTTATTAGATCTATAAAAGAAGCATGTCCTGGGTCCGTTCTTCCCTACATCAATCCTCTTTTGTCTCTCTTCTTGTTCCTCAAGCTGTCTTTGTCCTTTGATTGCCATAAGATCTCTGTGACAATTTATGTTTACATACTGAATTTCCACTGAGGAAGAAGCATTTTgcattctttgtttttctctattATTGACCAAAAAATAGCTTGATCATTGTTGATGAAAAAATGAACCCAGAAATTCCCTTATCAGAGGAATTTCTGAAAAATCACAGAGAATGTGAGACCTTGTGCTTTTTTTCGTCGAGTCACTTGGTGACTTCATTGGTTGTTGATCTCGTTTGTTAAGTTgttctggggaaaaaaaggacacaaaagTCTTGAGGGAATGGTCCATTTGGACACAATATATATCATTCTgtcttataaaatttaaaaaagaagcaatttTATAAGTAAATATCTTCAAGGAGCCTCCCATCTGCGTCAAGGGCAGAACACATGTCTTCACCAACTGTGGAGTTGCCAGAGGTGAGACATACTGAATTTGGCAGCGAACATTGCAGTGGCAGTTTTCTCTGTGTTGATTTATCCTTTTAAGATGGGAACTTATTTCATTGCTATACCCTAatttgcttttacttttttgtcaGCAGTTAATTTGGATCAGTAAGTGGATTACCTAATGGAAACTGATTTTACTGCAACATTAACATACCAGTAAGgaggatttcttttcttttttcccccagatTTATTTGAGATAGGCTTAATTCTTGGTGATATTTTAGGCCTTGTGTTTCATATGTtatttagcttagtttagctgaGCCATTTCTTTGACATATTCAGGGCAATGTAAAGACTTTTCATTGGATAAAACATACTTGATCGTATTTCCTCCATGTCTCCATCATTTGATCTTTGATGATTGGCAAGAAAGCATCTCGCTAACAGAGATAGCAACAGAGACTGATGCTAGTCAAATAGTATTAGCTTGCTTCAGAGGGATGTGTTGAGTGGGTGGGTGCAGGTAAAGATGGAGTGGTTCTGAAGTTTTTTGACCCAACTCATCAAGTGGATGACCACCTGTTAACTCTACTTGTCTGGACTCTTTGACTCTACACTTGTCTTTTTTAAAGGTCAAGGGACATAATTCATAACTGAAAAAGTTACTAGCAGAAGAGGTTTTGACCTTATGTTCCTCATCCAAGGTATCCA is a genomic window containing:
- the ednrba gene encoding endothelin receptor Ba; this encodes MKTHLLSLELLLLGVLFLVTNGQQLEPKQQAPQDCLTVTQRLGLVERDVQGPVRPNMTMPRRRLPPMCTGPTEIRDTFKYINTVVSCLVFVVGIIGNSTLLRIIYKNKCMRNGPNILIASLALGDLLHIIIGIPINVYKLLAEDWPFGVTLCKLVPFVQKASVGITVLSLCALSIDRYRAVASWSRIKGIGVPKWMAIEIALIWILSIILAVPEAIAFDMITMDYKGEDLRICLLHPMQKTDFMRFYKSAKDWWLFSAYFCLPLACTAIFYTLMTCEMLRKKNGVHIALSDHLKQRREVAKTVFCLVLVFALCWLPLHLSRILKLTIYDEKDPNRCELLSFFLVLDYIGINMASVNSCINPIALYMVSKRFKSCFRSCLCCWCLPAEMLMDEKQSCMKLKVTERASDQSNSRMTNKSTTA